Within the Malassezia vespertilionis chromosome 3, complete sequence genome, the region GATCAGGTCAAGATCCCCGTGCGCGTCAATCTCCCGGGCGTTGGTCTCAACTTGTGTGATCATCCTGAAACAATCATCATTTGGGAGACGCGTGAGACACCCGATGAGACGGTGATGTACtcggacgccgcgctctttcTGCGTGCACTGCCATTGGAAGCGGAACCGCACCCTCATCCTGGCCCAGATCTCATGTTCCACATTTACCAGATCCCGTTTTGTGTAAATACCGCGCGATTGGGGTACGATGTACCCAAAAATGCCATCTGCATGACGCCCAACGCAATGCGCTCGCATGGGCGCGGAAAAGTATCGCTGGTCAGCAATGACCCGCGCCAAAAGCCCCTGATCAACTTCAAGTACTTTGAAAATCCCGACAAGTATGACGAAACTCTGTTTGTTCAAGGCATCAAGGCTGCACGCAAAATCGCCGAGCAAGCGTCGTTCAAGCGCCATTTGGTGCGCGAAGTCGCGCCTGGACCCGAGTGCCAAACAGACGAGCAACTGTCGGAGTACGCTCGCAAGGTGGCACACACTGTATACCATCCCACTGGGACGTGCCGGATGGGAACTCCGCCAacgcaaggcacgcgccCGACAGAACACAACCAAGACGTTGTGGTCGACCAAAAAGATCTGCGCGTCGTTGGCACACGCGGACTGCGCGTCTGCGATGCGAGTGTCTTGCCGACAATTCCCTCTCTGAACCCCATGCTCACGGTTTTGATGGtcgcagagcgcggcgcagattTGATCCGCAACGATGCATGGGTGAATGGGAAGCGTCGCGAATATTGGGACTAGCGTAGTATGTACAGCGTTGTATGTTCAGTTCTTATATCGCTTATACTTTACGCCAAACCTCGGAACCTAGCGCCAATAGTAGATTAAAGCAATCATCACGGCGCATCATGTTCGCCAAGCGCAGTGTGCGTCGCTCTCGCCGCGAGATATTGAGGCCATTGCTGCTCCACAACCAGAACCGCAGGCTGCTGGTTTTGCGCAGGCCCAGGACTGAGTCAAGTGGTGTGACCGACTGTTTCTTATCCCCGAGTCCATGCATGGGAGTAAAGTAGAGCTCCGTTATGGTCACGATCAAATGgccaggcacgccgcggtgcTGGCACAAAAAGCTGCCGATTTTGTCCGAGGAAGCCTCTTTGTCGTGGTGTGCAAAAAAGTGCATCCCATGGCTTTGGGCTGGATGGAGATCGGGCGTCTGCGGCTCGCTAACCAGTTCATCGCGCAGCTCATTGGGCGACGAGGGCGTCGCCATTTCTGCCACCGGTGTTTCGTCCTGTGCTGGCATATTGTTAGCATTTAGCAGTTCATTGTAGCGCAAATGGCGCTGGCGTAGAAGCATGACGGCATATTGCGCATCCGTTGGCGAGCCCAGCACAATCCACCACAAAGGATTCAAGGGGCGGCGGTAGCGCGGATAGTGCGTTTGCAATGGCATGAGTGCAAAGAAGGTGAAACCAATCACAAACAAGATGAATTTGAATACAAGGTGTGCGGAGCAAAAGGTGACAAACGCACACGAAAGAACAAGCTGGACCAGGGTACGTTGGCTTGCCGCGGGATTGCGCCAAAGCAAAATGTTTTTAATTTTTTCATGGTAGTCTGCAAAGTCGCCCGTCATGACTTGCGAAGTGACACCGTACGTATTTCGCCAGCGTTTGTACACGTCCAAAATATCCAGACGGCTGCTGCGTTTCAAGCGCTCAGAGAGACGATTGGCGTCAATACCACGCTGCATTCggtgctgcacacgctggTGCAGGTACGACTCGTCGGGCGGCATGTACCGAAACTGCAGCACAAAGTAAATGAGCATGAGGAGAAAGGCGGTTGGTATGAGGTTTGTGTACCACAGCACAAAGTAGATCatcgctgcagctgcagaGCGTTTCGGATTCTCCCAGCAGTACAATTTGCGCAATTCGTTCATAAGCTGCTCCCAGAATGGTGCAATAATATAGAGTCGTTCAATGTGCGAGCGCGCACGGCTTTCGCGGTATTCCGTTACAGGGTTGTCTTCCAGATCGTCTGGGGCATAGCGCTCCACGAACGCAAGAATATACGCAATGCAGAAGGCGACACCGTCTACATGTTCGTCCTGCACAGTTAAATCAGGCTCTGGCTTGATTTTCGTATCGAACCGCGTGTATTTTATATTTTTTGGACGCTCGTCCAACGGCACACTGCCCAGTGCTTcggcaggcgcaggcgtaAAGGACCGAGTGGTTACTTCCGGTTCATTCTGCAAGTCGTACTCCACTCCAAGTAGCGCTGTGCTTTTTCCATGATCAAGTTGTTTCGGCAGTATTACCTCGGCGGTGGGTTCGGACTCGATGGCACCCGTCGACGAAGTACGCCGCAGTTCGGGTGCTTTTGGCCCAGATGCAGGCACGCCCGCAACCGAATTCGGTTTGTGCACATGAGGATGCTCTACGGTCACATAGCTTTGCAGGCTTGGCTCAGGAATTAATTGTTGCAAGCCGCGGTCAATGTGAAGCAACAGCTTGGACCGCCGGTGCGGATCCGACGAGTTCGGGTCGAATGTCGGCTGGTTTGCGCCCCCGCTAAGACTCTCGTCCTCATCAGAGTAGACAAAGTCAGACCATTGCGGCATGCGAGAAAAGTACTGCGTGTTTCCGAGAAGGCGCACTTCACGCGTGTGGCGACTAAAGTTGCGTAGGAACGTATTGATCTCCAATTCGTCGAGCTCTTGCAATCGCCGTCTGATATTGCAGTGTCCGGCTTGGTTTCCAGTATGGATCGGTACGGCTGACTTGCCGTTCGCTGCAGAGGCCAGGGGTGCGTCAGAAGCATTGATTACGTTCCACGTATGGTCCTTGGTGTTGGACGGTTTTGTAAAGCTACACTCCACTTTTCCAGGCTTGGATTTGCGCGATCGATGCCATGGGACACTGAGCGGCGTACCGCTATGCCAATGCTTGCGTCGGCGGCTACGCTGTGGGGTATAGGTAAAGTAATTTTCTTTCCCGTCGTTCGTCTCGTCAAATTCGTCGGGGGTCGTGTCAATATCCACCTCAGACTCGGTTGGATGATTATCCGTGTCGGTATAAGTGCCTTCCGAGTGGTATTGTCGTCCAGGAAGTTGGGAATATGGATGAGGGTGGTAGTTGTTGCCTCTAACCCAGGTCTTGAGCATGGGGATATGTGACAATCCCCACGACAGCATCGTGTCACCATTTTCATTTTCTTCATCACTGTCGGGAAATTGTCCTGGCGCTCTGAGCTCGCTGTATGGAGCGTACTGCTGTTGCTGTGCTTCTGGCACATACGTATCCTCCTCAAGTCTCGCCTGATCCTCTGCCGGAAGTGATAGTTCAGGCATCAAGGCGTCAGGCGAAGACGCCAGTTCATTCACGGGGAACTCCAGGTTCGTCGGCATGGGCATAGGCAAATTCAGTGCCGGTGACTTCAATTTTTCGTTGGATTCCATCACGGCTTGTGGCGCCACTTGATGTGAATTGTTTCGTTCCAGAGGTGTGAACGCGCTGTCCTGCGTTTGTGCTCGAGAAAATAGTGGCGTGGAGCCTTGGCTACTATCCGTGGTCGATTTCCGACTCAAGCTATTGCTTCGGATATTCAGCTTGTCCATAAGCGCGCCTATACTCGGCACCCCACTCTTTCGTTTTGATTCGGATCTTGATAACCGCTGTTTGTCTGGCATGGCTCATGTGTGCTCAATGTCGAGTTatgttttttttttgtaGGAATTACCGAGTGGTAGATACGGCAATGTCGCAGTGGATTGCGCGACGTATGCAACCAACGTTTCAAACCTTGTCCGGCCACTGAGCAACCTTTTATTGCGATCGGCGTTTTCAGAAAGTTAGTCAGCATTGAACGCAGCCAATCGGGATTTCCTACCAGGGTCACAACTAGCATCACATAGAGGACACAAACGTtggcacagcgccgtgcacgatGCCGGCTCACCCTTGGGAATGTGAGGCACGCACAGAAGCACGGCTGCACTTTTTTTATGCTGCGTAGAGACAGGCAGCAGGAGAGGAAAGGAGAGGTACGCCGGCCCCCACGGACAGATACCGATCTATCTCTACTATGACAGCTGCAGCAACGTGTGATCAACTATGCAAACATTGATCGGTTCTAAAAGGGGCGAAATGTGTGGGTAGAACATAGGGATATCAGACACTGAAATCCTGCGTGTCGCttatgcgcggcgcttcagGTTGGTGCTCAGCTGCAGCGTAAgtattttgcgcacgccacCCAATACATACCCACTCGAGACCCTCGTAAAGACCATCACCGCTAGTCGCACAAGTAGCCTGGATAAACCTGCAATGAGTAAACATTTGTTATGCCACACGTACCACTGGCGCTGCCTGAGGCTGTGCAAACCAAGCTTATCGGTAATCTCCGCAGCGTTCATAGCGTTCGGCAAGTCCTGCTTGTTGGCAAAAACGAGCAGAAGCGCGTCACGGAGCTCATCCTCAttgagcatgcgctgcagttCCTCACGCGCCTCGGGAATACGCTCACGATCGTTTGAGTCGACCACGAAAATGATACCCTGCGTGTTCTGGAAGTCTGTATGGTTAATACATCACGGATGCTTGTACGAACAGTGGCGCCAAAGAGGGCGGATCTTGTCCTGACCACCAACATCCCACACGGTGAACGAGATGTTCTTGTACTCGACCGTTTCGACATTGAAACCTGCGCATAGTCAGATCTTTCCTTTACGCATGCCATTCTAAAAGGCATATACATACCGATGGTGGGGATCGTAGTGACAATCTCACCCAACTTGAGCTTATAGAGGATGGTCGTCTTACCGGCGGCATCCAATCCGACCATCAAAATACCTATTAGCACATGTCAGTTTCATGCTCTTTAATGTATTAGCGGAGTGCTGTACTCCCGCTGCGTACGTACGCATTTCCTTCTTGCCAAACAGGCCAGAGAGCAGTCGCGACACAGACAATCCCATCTTGTTTATTCAAATTGACGCCAGGTGGACGGTGGTTGGAAAAGGACGACGCGCCTTTCCTGCCCTTCGCCCAAGTTGAATGGCCCTAGTAGGCCCTGGAAGGAAAACCCGCGCTACGCTTGCGTGCCGCAGTTTGATTACATAATATTATGCTGCTagcgccgcgtggcgcGTCGAAGCGATCTTACGCTCTGCTATATACTAAAAATCGAATTGTTGTGGTCCGCCACCGTGGCCTTTCGATATGGATGCGGAGCTAGACGGAATATGTGGGGCCTACTAATGCATGTCGATCAGAGCCTCGTGTTCTATGATTGAGGCGCTTCGCTGCCCCATTACATTGTTAGATATTGTTTACAGGAATTTCATGTTGTCGATATAAATGGGTATCGTGGCTTGCTGCGGTACCAATGTTGCTCCAGCGCGTACAGTGCCGTGGCTTTCTCCGTGTGGAGTGGTGGTGGGCTGGACGGATCCGTGCCCGCGTCGATTCGTAAAAGTGCCACGGCTGTGTCAATTTTGCTCTGCAGTGAAAGCGCATACTGGACAAGTGCTAGCCGAGGGGGTtgcgatgcaagcatgAACTGTACATCACGAATGGAAATGTGGGTGTAGTTAGACGAATCCGGCTTATCGTGTTGGACGAGCGTAATTTGCTCTTGTTCGCGCTTTACACGGATTGAAATATAGGCTGGTTCTGACATGCTGGGGAGCATGTACAGCACACGTAGCTCATAGTCACACATATGTGCTTTCGGTGCAGAATATACAATGCACAGGCCTCGGTATATTGTATTGTGCGCGATCACATGGGATCCCAAAGTATCCGTCCAAGTAAGCATACGTGTATGTGCATGGAAACGGGCAAGCCATCGAAGCGCAAAAGGTATCATAAATGCTGCCCAGAATGGAGGAGTTTTTTTGGTGGTTGCACACGCCATATCTACTCGGTCCATCGTGCTGGGCatcagcggcgcgtctcgagacattttgcgcgcgattgCGCATGCATCCTTTGGGAAGACACGAAAATACTCCCAGAAAGAGACATCGCTGCATCCttgcatgcgctcgcggAACGATGTACGCCATGCTACGGTCAAGATGCCATGCGCACACAGATCCACAAAACCGAACATTGTCGTTTTGTACTTCGGCCCAAGTTGGCCGATATCAAACATCTTGGGACAAACTGCCCATACTTCGCATTCCGGTGCTGAATGCAAGCCTAGCGCTTGTTTCCTCGGTGTCGGAGGATGCGCTACAAGGCTGTCGTTTCGCATGCAGCGTATGGTGCGAAtgcggcgaggcgcacagacgccaCGTGACCAAATAGGGTGTTGGTGGTGATTGCTCCCTTCTCTACTGTGATGGGCCGTAAACGTACGCGTGGACAGCCTcaggcacagcgcgccgcattgaCCGAAGATCAAATTGAGGAAGTGCTTGTAAACTACGATCTTGAATGTGTGTAGCGCGGTACGGCGCTTACGACAGGCGAAAAATTATTGGCGCGGTTGGAGCGCGGTGGCCAACGGGCGTTGGaggctgcgcgtgcgcaaatggACGCACGCGTACAAAAGATTCCGCATGATGTACGCAATATAAGTTTGCAAGCGTACTACGATATGCACACAGCTGCAGCCGCGGCAAAGCAGGGGCGCCATATTCCGCCATTGGCTATGGCAAGTATGCCAGACACGTTGTAGCATTACAGTTTACATTCACGACAATATTAGCCACGCAATGGACCACGTTTTCGCTGCTGGGGGAATGAAAGCGGTAGTTTGATATGCCACCGTTTTGCCTGTGGCGCAGTAACCCCTTCCTCGACGTCGTGTCGATTGGAGTGAGAGGACGTGCAGCCGAGCGAGCGATACAGCTCGTTTATCCTGTTTGTTAGATAGTTTGCGAACTACACGCACCGCTGTACCGGCACACTCAACTCTTGCGCAATGGATTTCGGCTCTATACTGAAATCCTCCAAGTGCAAGGCGAGGACAAGGATGTAAGCTAGAAGCTTTGTTTCACCGACAGATGTCATCTTGGGCCTGGGGTGTTAGTGCCACGGGTGTATACGCACTTTtgcgagccgcgcggcatTTCGGTAAACTTTGACAGCAATTCTTCCATCACAATATCCTTCTCCCCGTCTGGGAGGCGCATTTTTTGCCCAAGTATAGATGCATAGTCGTCTCTGATTCTGGAAAGGCCACGTACGTTTTTGCGGAATGCCAAGAGAATGGCCAAATAGTACCCGATACGCACTTGCTTCGCGGATGCTGCCGTTTCTCCGCCATCGTTGTACGCGCGACTCACAGCGTGCCACAAGCGGGGTAGCAGCCAGTGCGATGGATGCGGAAGCACACGAACGGTGCTGCTCAAATCTTTCTCCGTTGCGCAGCTAAACATGGAGTGTATCCCAAGCGCGTTGAAGACTTTTGCAGGCACCAAGGAAAACAACGGGTATGCGTCTGCAGGACTCTGTGCCTCCATTCTTGCCTGCGGCAATGCACGGCTCGCACTAATGGACTGGGCCAACGAATTTTCTGAAGGAAATTCGGCCGCCGAGGCGTCGATCCCCGATGCAACATGCTCCAGGACACCGTCCATATTCTCCGTATTGACCTTCATGCGATCCATATTCCTAGCGGCCTGTTTCTGCTTTTTGTTTCCAAATGCTTCGCCAagatcgcggcgcgcttttgTATAGTCAAAGCCTTGCGCACCACTTTCGACTGCCATGGCATTCAAATTTTCCAATGCACGAACAGAGCGATTCAGTGTGAAGACCGGGGCTTTGCGCAAAGTGACTTGCTGCGTATTTTTGTCGTAGATACCAAGCAAGTACTCTCCAGAGTACCCGCGGGTCTCACGACGTACATCAGCAGGAGCGGAAGACGACGCGCCCCAGCTCCAATTGCTACTCGTGTACTGCATTATAGGAGTCTCGCCCACCAGTAGCAAGCGTTCATCCATGTTGGCACCCGAATCGTCCTTGTCAAGATTGTTTGCACtgtcgctcggcgcgtggTAGAGCGAAAACGCTACTCCCCTGTCCGGCGTAAAGTCGCCAAAAGACGCGAGGACAGGACCAATGCTCTTCTCCGTATCAGAAATTCGAAGCGAGACTTGCTCTTGGGTTTTTGCCTTTTTAATCGGAACAGTCTTCTCAGTACCCAGCTGcttttcgcggcgctttgaGCCGCCGTCTTTCGTAGCGCCCATCGTGCAGGATGCGTAAAGAACCAAGCACGGCAGTCAAATTTGTGCTACCCTGACTAAACGCCTCCACTTCCTTGACGCACAGTCCTGTCGCTTGGCTTTCGAGACGATGTTGAGGGCGTTGGTAACTTCCCGCGCATTGCAATGCTCTGTGGCTCGAGCCATGCCGCTTATGCGAACGGGAGTGCGTATGCAGAGCACAGCACCTCCTGAAGAGGACAAGACAAAGGGTGCCTTaatgcgtgtgctgcaaaatTCTATTCGGGTACGTTTTCCACGTGTGCCACGCTAACGATAGAGTTCCGGGCCGTTGACCGTGCCTACATATATGCAAGCATGTCTTACGAATCCCGATTTTGGGTATTATTCAGGCAAACTGCAAGAGAATCGCAATGGTATTTTGGGTACGCGCGGCGACTTTATTACAAGCCCCGAAATTAGTCAAGTgtttggcgagctgctcgctgTCTACTATGTATCACGGTGGCAAGCATCGAATGCACCTGAGCGCATT harbors:
- a CDS encoding uncharacterized protein (COG:U; EggNog:ENOG503NVWA); the protein is MGLSVSRLLSGLFGKKEMRILMVGLDAAGKTTILYKLKLGEIVTTIPTIGFNVETVEYKNISFTVWDVGGQDKIRPLWRHYFQNTQGIIFVVDSNDRERIPEAREELQRMLNEDELRDALLLVFANKQDLPNAMNAAEITDKLGLHSLRQRQWFIQATCATSGDGLYEGLEWLSTNLKRRA
- the RPA49 gene encoding DNA-directed RNA polymerase I subunit rpa49 (EggNog:ENOG503P0GY; COG:K), with protein sequence MGATKDGGSKRREKQLGTEKTVPIKKAKTQEQVSLRISDTEKSIGPVLASFGDFTPDRGVAFSLYHAPSDSANNLDKDDSGANMDERLLLVGETPIMQYTSSNWSWGASSSAPADVRRETRGYSGEYLLGIYDKNTQQVTLRKAPVFTLNRSVRALENLNAMAVESGAQGFDYTKARRDLGEAFGNKKQKQAARNMDRMKVNTENMDGVLEHVASGIDASAAEFPSENSLAQSISASRALPQARMEAQSPADAYPLFSLVPAKVFNALGIHSMFSCATEKDLSSTVRVLPHPSHWLLPRLWHAVSRAYNDGGETAASAKQVRIGYYLAILLAFRKNVRGLSRIRDDYASILGQKMRLPDGEKDIVMEELLSKFTEMPRGSQKCVYTRGTNTPGPR
- a CDS encoding uncharacterized protein (COG:U; EggNog:ENOG503P5WS; TransMembrane:3 (o528-552i638-668o688-706i)) translates to MESNEKLKSPALNLPMPMPTNLEFPVNELASSPDALMPELSLPAEDQARLEEDTYVPEAQQQQYAPYSELRAPGQFPDSDEENENGDTMLSWGLSHIPMLKTWVRGNNYHPHPYSQLPGRQYHSEGTYTDTDNHPTESEVDIDTTPDEFDETNDGKENYFTYTPQRSRRRKHWHSGTPLSVPWHRSRKSKPGKVECSFTKPSNTKDHTWNVINASDAPLASAANGKSAVPIHTGNQAGHCNIRRRLQELDELEINTFLRNFSRHTREVRLLGNTQYFSRMPQWSDFVYSDEDESLSGGANQPTFDPNSSDPHRRSKLLLHIDRGLQQLIPEPSLQSYVTVEHPHVHKPNSVAGVPASGPKAPELRRTSSTGAIESEPTAEVILPKQLDHGKSTALLGVEYDLQNEPEVTTRSFTPAPAEALGSVPLDERPKNIKYTRFDTKIKPEPDLTVQDEHVDGVAFCIAYILAFVERYAPDDLEDNPVTEYRESRARSHIERLYIIAPFWEQLMNELRKLYCWENPKRSAAAAMIYFVLWYTNLIPTAFLLMLIYFVLQFRYMPPDESYLHQRVQHRMQRGIDANRLSERLKRSSRLDILDVYKRWRNTYGVTSQVMTGDFADYHEKIKNILLWRNPAASQRTLVQLVLSCAFVTFCSAHLVFKFILFVIGFTFFALMPLQTHYPRYRRPLNPLWWIVLGSPTDAQYAVMLLRQRHLRYNELLNANNMPAQDETPVAEMATPSSPNELRDELVSEPQTPDLHPAQSHGMHFFAHHDKEASSDKIGSFLCQHRGVPGHLIVTITELYFTPMHGLGDKKQSVTPLDSVLGLRKTSSLRFWLWSSNGLNISRRERRTLRLANMMRRDDCFNLLLALGSEVWRKV